Genomic DNA from Clostridium sp. BJN0013:
CTTCCTCATGCACTTATGTTGCTTATACCAGAAGCATGGTTTGGAAATCAGCATATGGAGCAATACAAAAAAGATTTTTATGAATATCATGGCTCATTAATAGAGGCCTGGGACGGACCTGCTGCAGTTTCTTTTTCTGATGGTGTACAAGTAGGTGCAACTTTAGATAGAAATGGTTTGAGACCAGCAAGATATATAGTAACTAAAAGTGGTTTTGTGGTAATGGCATCGGAAGTTGGGGTATTGGAATTTAAAGAAAGTGATATAGCAGAAAAAGGAAAACTGAAACCAGGAGAAATGTTTGTTGTAGATACTGCAAAGGGAAAAATTATTAAAGATAAGGAATTGAAAGAAGAAATATGTAAGATGAAACCTTATGGGGAAATATTAAAAAATTTGAGATTTACCCTTGATATGTTCAATTCCGTTAAAGAAAAAGAGGAAATAACTCCAGAGGTGTTAAAAGAAAAGCAACAAGCCTTCGGATATACTATTGAAGATTTAAAAAGAATAATAGAGCCTATGTCAGAAAATGGTAAAGAACCGGTGGGTTCTATGGGAAATGATGCACCTTTTGCAGTGCTTTCAAATAAAAATCAGTTGCTGTTTTCCTACTTTAAACAACTTTTTGCCCAGGTAACTAATCCCCCTATAGATCCTATCAGAGAAAGACCGGTAATGTCACTTTTTAATTATATAGGATCTACTCAGGCAAATGTATTAAATACTGAAATTTTAATTGATCCTTTTATAGAGATTTATAGTCCTACATTAACAGATGAGGAAATATCAAAAATAAAAAGTTTGAGAAATAAAAATTTCAAAACTACAACAGTACCTATTACTTTTAAATATGATATGGGAATAGAAGGTTTTAAAGATGCTCTTAAAAAAATTTGTGAGAGGGCTTCAAAGAGAATAAAAGAAGGTTATAATATATTGGTGCTTAGTGATAAAAATGTGGATTCCTATGAAGCGGCAATACCAAGCCTTTTGGCAGTTTCGGCAGTACAGCATCATCTTATTAGAGAAAAAAGTCGTACAAAAGTTTCAATTATTGTAGAAACAGGGGAAGCAAGAGAAACTATGCATTTTGCATTACTTGTAGGGTGCGGTGCTTCTGCGGTTAATCCTTATCTTGTATATCAGACTATAGATCAAATGATAAAAGATGGTGATATGAAAAATATTACACCAGATGAGGCAAAGAAAAATTATATTAAAGCTGTAAATAATGGTATACTTAAGATTTTATCGAAAATGGGTATATCGCCGCTGCAAAGTTATCATGGTGCACAGATATTTGAGGCTATAGGTCTGGATTCAGAGTTTATAGATAAATATTTTGAAGGTATGCCTTCAAGAATAGGCGGAGTTGGCATTGACGTAATAGCTCAAGAAGTACTTACAAGACATAATAATGCTTTTAATAAAATAAGGAAACCTATTTCTCAGCTAGATGTAGGGGGCAATTATTCATGGAGAAAGGGAGGAGAATTTCACCTTTTCAATCCAGAGACTATATATAAACTTCAGGTTGCATCTAGAACCAATGATTATGAACTCTATAAAGAATATGCAGATATAATAAATAACCAGGATAAAAATTTATGTACAATACGTGGTTTGTTTAAATTGAAAAAGGGAAAGGAAATTCCATTAGAAGAAGTTGAACCGTTAAGTGAAATACTTAAAAGATTCTGTACAGGGGCTATGTCTTTTGGTTCTATAAGTAAAGAAGCTCATGAAACTATAGCTATAGCTATGAATAGGATAGGCGGAAGAAGCAATACAGGAGAAGGTGGGGAAGACCCTGAAAGATATATACTGGACCCTAATGGAGATTCAAGAAGAAGTGCTATAAAACAAATAGCTTCAGCACGTTTTGGCGTAACTACTGAATATTTGGTTAATGCAGATGAACTTCAAATTAAAATGGCTCAAGGGGCAAAACCAGGTGAGGGTGGACAACTTCCAGGTAGAAAAGTAGATAAGTATATTGCTAAAACTAGACACTCTACTCCAGGCATAGATCTTATTTCACCGCCTCCTCATCATGATATTTATTCTATAGAAGATTTGGCACAACTTATATATGATTTGAAAAATGTAAATCCTCAAGCAAACGTAAGTGTTAAGCTGGTCTCAGAGGTAGGAGTAGGAACAATTGCCGCAGGAGTAGCAAAGGCTCATGCAGATTTAATATTAATAAGTGGACATGATGGTGGTACAGGAGCATCGCCAATTTCATCTATTAAACATGCGGGAATTCCTTGGGAGCTTGGCTTATCAGAAACCCAGCAAGTTCTCTTGTTGAATGATTTGAGGAGTAGGGTAAGAATTCAAACTGATGGACAGCTAAAAACTGGAAGAGATGTAATTATTGCAGCTTTGCTTGGAGCAGAGGAGTTTGGATTTGCAACTACAGCTCTTGTAGTAATGGGATGTACTATGCTTAGAAAATGTCATCAAAATACCTGTGATATGGGTATAGCCACACAGGATCCGGAACTTAGAAAGAATTTTAAAGGTAAACCTGAATATATAATAAATTTTCTTACTTTTATTGCACAGGAAGTGAGAGAATATATGGCTAAACTTGGATTTAGAACGGTAAATGAAATGGTTGGAAGGGTGGATATGCTAGAAACAAAGGATGCCATTGATCATTGGAAAGCTAAGGGATTGGATTTGTCTTCAATTTTGTATAAACCATATATGCCAAAGAGAATTAAATCTTACTGTGTAATACCTCAAGATCATGGGCTCAGTGAAGCACTAGATTATAAACTTATTGAAATGTCAAAGAAAGCAATAGCAGATAAATCTAAAGTTAATATTAACATGGAGATAAAAAATGTAAATCGTTCAGTAGGTATAATGTTAAGTGGCACAATTGCTAAAAAGTATGGAAGTGTTGGACTGCCAGAAGATACCATTACAATAAATTTCAAAGGCTCTGCAGGACAAAGTTTTGGTGCTTTTGGAGTACGTGGACTTACCTTGATACTGGAAGGTGACGCCAACGATTATGTGGGCAAGGGACTATCAGGAGGTAAAGTGATTATTAAAACTCCAGAAGAAGCAACTTTTGTAGAAGAAAATAATATTATAGCTGGAAATACTATCTTATACGGAGCTACATCTGGAAAGCTGTTTTTAAATGGAAGTGTAGGAGAAAGATTTGCCGTAAGAAATAGTGGAGCTATGGCTGTAGTAGAAGGTGTTGGAGATCACGGTTGTGAATATATGACTGGCGGAATAGTGGTTATTATAGGTAAAATGGGTAGAAATTTTGCAGCTGGTATGAGCGGCGGTATAGCTTATGTACTGGATGAAGATAATTCTTTCAATGATAAATGCAACATGGAAATGGTAGAAATTGAGGAGAACTTAGATAGTGACGATATGGAAGTGATAGATAGTCTACTCAAGGAACATTATAAATATACAGATAGTACAAAGGCTGAAAAAATTCTTAATCAGTGGAATGTTTATAAAACCAAATTTAAGAAAGTAATACCTACTGCATATAAACTTATACTTGAACAACAAAAATCAGAAGCAGCTACTGCTTCTAATATGTAGGAGGTACATTATGGGAAAATTAACTGGTTTTAAAGAATATAAAAGAGAAAATCCAAAAAAGCGGACAGTGGAAGAAAGAATTAAAGATTATAAAGAAGTATACTATAAATTTCCAGAGGACAAATTGAATTTACAGGCGGCAAGATGTATGGACTGTGGTACTCCTTTTTGCAATTGGGCATGTCCTATTCAAAATTTAATTCCAGATTGGAATGATTTTATATATAAACGTGAGTGGAAAAAAGCTTTTGAAAGACTTTCCCTTACAAATACTTTTCCAGAATTTACAGGCAGGATATGTCCTGCGCTCTGTGAAGGTTCCTGTACCCTTGGAGTAAACAGAGAACCTGTATCGGCGAGGGAAATAGAACTTAATATAATAGAAAAAGCTTTTGAAAAAAGTTGGGTAGAACCTATACTTCCAAAAGTAAGGACAGGGAAAAATATAGCCATAATAGGTTCAGGACCTTCAGGACTTGCTGCTGCTGCGGAACTTAATTCCGTAGGTCATAGTGTTACTGTATTTGAAAGAGAGGATGAACCAGGGGGATTATTAAGGTATGGTATTCCTGATTTTAAATTGGAAAAGTATGTAGTAACCAGAAGAATAAATATAATGAAAGAAGAGGGAATAGTTTTTAAAACCAATACCAATGTGGGAGTAAATTACTCTACCCGTGAACTTTTGAAAAATTTTGATGTGGTAATTTTAACAGGAGGCTCTACTATTCCGAGGAATCTTAATATTGAAGGAAGAGAACTTGGAGGGATATATTTTGCTGTAGATTTTTTAAAGCAGCAGAATAAAAGAGTGTCGAAGAAATCCATTAAAGGGAAAAGTGTAACTGCAGAAGGTAAAGTGGTAGTAGTTATTGGTGGGGGAGATACAGGATCGGATTGTATAGGTACTTCTATAAGACAAGGAGCCAAAGCTGTTTATCAATATGAAGTCATGCCAAAGCCTCCAGTGGAGAGAAATGATAAAATGCCTTGGCCCATATTTCCTAAAACTCTTAAAGTAACAACTTCTCATGAAGAGGGATGTATTAGAGAATGGTGTGTAAGTACTAAAAAATTCATAGGAGAGAAGGGAGTTTTAAAAGCTCTTGAAGGTGTAAAAGTACAATGGAAAAATGAAAATGGAAAAATGGTGATGGAGGAAGTACCTGGTACGGAATTTCAGCAGCCTGTGGATATAGTTCTTTTAGCTATGGGATTCCTCCATCCTCAACATGAGGGCTTGCTGGAAGAACTTGGAGTAAAATTTGATGCTAGGGGAAATGTAATAGCTGATGAAAATTATATGACTGAAAAAGATGGCATATTTGTAGCTGGTGATATGAGACGGGGACAGTCTCTTGTAGTATGGGCATTAAATGATGGAAGAAGAGTAGCAAAAAGTGTGGACGAATATTTAATGGGAGAAACATCTTTAAGGGGATAGTGAATTAATTCACAATTCACGATGCACAATTTGTAATGTATAATTGATTTTAAAGTATAGAGTTTGATGACGATTATGCAGCTATTTCAAGGGAACTCACTTTATGTAGGCTAAATACTACATGGAGTGAGTTTGCTGTTTTGTCTTTAACAATATTTTAATGTATAGAATTATATAAAAATTTAAAAAATCTATTGACATGTAAATTGATTTATATTATACTTAGTTCATATTTAAATAGTAAAAACTATGATAGGGAACAGTAGATATGGAGAGTGTTTTAAAGAGAGTGGGAATTGGTGAAATCCCATAGGCATGTTGTGTTGAACTCACCCTTGAGTTGCAGGCTGAAATAGTAGTAGGCTGTGCCGATATGAGTCGTTATTAAATTAAGTAATAAATTTGGGTGGTACCGCGAACAGACTTCTCGCCTCATAAGGAAGCCTGTTTTTTTATGTTTATTTTAATAATATTGATGTTTAAAAATGTTATAATCTTAATATTAAGTGTATAAAAGCTATGATAGGGATTAAGTAGGTTTATGAGTATTTTAAAGAGAGTGGCAATTGGTGGAAATCCACAAATACTTTATACTGAAACTCACCCTTAAGCTGTAGACTGAAATTTAGTAAGTCATGCCGGCATGTGTCGTTATTTAATTGAGTAAAATTTGGGTGGTACCGCGGACAGACTTCTCGCCCCATGAAGAGGTCTGTTTTTTTGTACTTAAAAAGCATATTAGCTATAATCTGCCATGATTTTTCACTACATAGAATTTACTAAAAATATCAAATTAAATTTACAAGGAGAGATGACCATGAAAGTTGCTGAAGCAGTTATCCAATGTTTAAAACAAGAAAATGTGAAAATGGTATTTGGGTATCCTGGTGCTACAGTAGTTCCTATGTATGAAGCTTTTAGGAGATCAGATATTGAACATGTACTTGTAAGACAGGAACAAGGTGCAGGACATTGTGCTAGCGGGTATGCTAGGGCTACAGGAGAAGTGGGAGTCTGCATAGTTACTTCAGGCCCTGGTGCAACTAATGTTATTACAGCCATTGCTGCGGCATATATGGATTCTATTCCTCTTGTTATCATTACAGGTCAGGTTAAGTCCGTATTAATTGGAAAAGACGTGTTTCAGGAAGTAGATATTACAGGTGCTACAGAATCTTTTACAAAATATAATTTTCTTGTAAAAGATGCAAAATCCATACCTAAGACCATAAAAGAAGCTTTTTATATAGCAAATACTGGTAGAAAAGGACCTGTACTTATAGATATACCTACGGATATAATGGAAGAAGATATTGATTTTGAATATCCTGAAAGTGTCAATATAAGAGGATATAAACCTACTACTAAAGGACACTTTAAACAGATAAAAAAAGTAGTAAACAGACTTAAAACCAGTGAAAGGCCAATTATCTGTGTGGGTGGAGGAGTTATACTGGGAAAAGC
This window encodes:
- the gltB gene encoding glutamate synthase large subunit, with product MNYSSGFPSKQGLYDPKYEKDSCGVGFIASIKGEKTHDIVKKGIQILVNLTHRGAVGSDTKTGDGAGILVQIPDEFFRISCDNLGMELPKAGEYAVGMVFFPKETALRLQCEGIIERVTEEEGQKVLGWRDVPTDNRSIGETAKGTEPIIRQIFIGKNLKDQNAFERKLYVIRKRVENEVRKLLGDIVKSFYICSLSSRTIVYKGLLLAEQIKKFYIDLNDINFKSAIALVHQRYSTNTFPTWDLAQPFRYLGHNGEINTIRGNRNWMKAREGVLKSETFGKDIQKLFPIVDSESSDSASLDNALELLYQDGRSLPHALMLLIPEAWFGNQHMEQYKKDFYEYHGSLIEAWDGPAAVSFSDGVQVGATLDRNGLRPARYIVTKSGFVVMASEVGVLEFKESDIAEKGKLKPGEMFVVDTAKGKIIKDKELKEEICKMKPYGEILKNLRFTLDMFNSVKEKEEITPEVLKEKQQAFGYTIEDLKRIIEPMSENGKEPVGSMGNDAPFAVLSNKNQLLFSYFKQLFAQVTNPPIDPIRERPVMSLFNYIGSTQANVLNTEILIDPFIEIYSPTLTDEEISKIKSLRNKNFKTTTVPITFKYDMGIEGFKDALKKICERASKRIKEGYNILVLSDKNVDSYEAAIPSLLAVSAVQHHLIREKSRTKVSIIVETGEARETMHFALLVGCGASAVNPYLVYQTIDQMIKDGDMKNITPDEAKKNYIKAVNNGILKILSKMGISPLQSYHGAQIFEAIGLDSEFIDKYFEGMPSRIGGVGIDVIAQEVLTRHNNAFNKIRKPISQLDVGGNYSWRKGGEFHLFNPETIYKLQVASRTNDYELYKEYADIINNQDKNLCTIRGLFKLKKGKEIPLEEVEPLSEILKRFCTGAMSFGSISKEAHETIAIAMNRIGGRSNTGEGGEDPERYILDPNGDSRRSAIKQIASARFGVTTEYLVNADELQIKMAQGAKPGEGGQLPGRKVDKYIAKTRHSTPGIDLISPPPHHDIYSIEDLAQLIYDLKNVNPQANVSVKLVSEVGVGTIAAGVAKAHADLILISGHDGGTGASPISSIKHAGIPWELGLSETQQVLLLNDLRSRVRIQTDGQLKTGRDVIIAALLGAEEFGFATTALVVMGCTMLRKCHQNTCDMGIATQDPELRKNFKGKPEYIINFLTFIAQEVREYMAKLGFRTVNEMVGRVDMLETKDAIDHWKAKGLDLSSILYKPYMPKRIKSYCVIPQDHGLSEALDYKLIEMSKKAIADKSKVNINMEIKNVNRSVGIMLSGTIAKKYGSVGLPEDTITINFKGSAGQSFGAFGVRGLTLILEGDANDYVGKGLSGGKVIIKTPEEATFVEENNIIAGNTILYGATSGKLFLNGSVGERFAVRNSGAMAVVEGVGDHGCEYMTGGIVVIIGKMGRNFAAGMSGGIAYVLDEDNSFNDKCNMEMVEIEENLDSDDMEVIDSLLKEHYKYTDSTKAEKILNQWNVYKTKFKKVIPTAYKLILEQQKSEAATASNM
- a CDS encoding glutamate synthase subunit beta; this encodes MGKLTGFKEYKRENPKKRTVEERIKDYKEVYYKFPEDKLNLQAARCMDCGTPFCNWACPIQNLIPDWNDFIYKREWKKAFERLSLTNTFPEFTGRICPALCEGSCTLGVNREPVSAREIELNIIEKAFEKSWVEPILPKVRTGKNIAIIGSGPSGLAAAAELNSVGHSVTVFEREDEPGGLLRYGIPDFKLEKYVVTRRINIMKEEGIVFKTNTNVGVNYSTRELLKNFDVVILTGGSTIPRNLNIEGRELGGIYFAVDFLKQQNKRVSKKSIKGKSVTAEGKVVVVIGGGDTGSDCIGTSIRQGAKAVYQYEVMPKPPVERNDKMPWPIFPKTLKVTTSHEEGCIREWCVSTKKFIGEKGVLKALEGVKVQWKNENGKMVMEEVPGTEFQQPVDIVLLAMGFLHPQHEGLLEELGVKFDARGNVIADENYMTEKDGIFVAGDMRRGQSLVVWALNDGRRVAKSVDEYLMGETSLRG